One genomic window of Metopolophium dirhodum isolate CAU chromosome 4, ASM1992520v1, whole genome shotgun sequence includes the following:
- the LOC132943783 gene encoding keratin-associated protein 6-2-like yields MSACKLVLCVFLAATLALATATPTGFIGYSSGYGGGFGGGYGGGSYGGYGGHRGGYDSYGSGYGVGVGIGFTGGYSGYGQQGYGGHGYNGYSSGYGQQGGYYGGNQGYGHGYGNGYGNGYGNSYGNGYGHGHY; encoded by the exons ATGAGCGCCTGCAAACTCGTCTTG TGTGTATTTTTGGCAGCTACTCTGGCCCTTGCAACAGCTACACCTACCGGATTTATCGGGTATAGCAGCGGTTACGGTGGTGGTTTCGGCGGTGGTTATGGCGGTGGATCTTACGGTGGCTATGGAGGTCACAGAGGAGGTTATGATAGTTATGGTAGCGGCTATGGAGTAGGTGTTGGAATCGGTTTCACTGGAG GTTACAGTGGCTACGGTCAACAAGGATACGGTGGTCACGGCTACAACGGTTACAGTAGTGGATACGGACAGCAGGGTGGATACTATGGAGGTAACCAGGGTTATGGACATGGCTACGGAAACGGCTACGGAAACGGCTACGGAAACAGCTACGGAAACGGCTACGGACACGGACACTATTAA